From the Desulfovibrio sp. JY genome, one window contains:
- a CDS encoding HAMP domain-containing protein, whose translation MKIKTKLIVGSCVSLALILVLALLAQNDMNRVVDKLRFVEVQDDLNADFLEMRLSEKNLFLFKDKGALREIASKIEETRDTLARSRDRIVRGAGEANYLALRRRLDAYAAAVDTAAASGNAGPESEQSMREAGRALREFSTALVSREREQVSEIIALSRRTMTVSLAAVVCTAVLAAPLLFRKVLLSLAKVERLAGAIAEGKFESIEEPHSKDELASVIRAVNSMSQRLSSREAEILQSKKLASLGTLTAGVAHEITNPVNNISMMAETFETMDEDLSPADRKDMMRQIQEECGRIHGIVTNLLDFSKPKTASMRQICLNDLVQGTLPLVRNMLHVSNIDLRLDLAPDAPMVKADVSQMHQVLINCITNAIQSMSPGGSLRIATRADDGTARIVVSDTGKGIPPDILPHIFDPFFSTKGTEGTGLGLSVSYGIVKNHQGRLRVESTVGAGTTCFIDLPALIPTEESHASTTA comes from the coding sequence ATGAAGATCAAGACCAAGCTGATCGTCGGCAGTTGCGTCAGCCTCGCGCTCATCCTCGTCTTGGCCCTGCTGGCCCAAAACGACATGAACCGGGTGGTGGACAAGCTGCGCTTCGTGGAAGTCCAGGACGACCTCAACGCCGATTTCCTGGAGATGCGGCTTTCGGAAAAAAACCTGTTTCTCTTCAAGGACAAGGGCGCGCTTCGGGAGATCGCGAGCAAGATCGAGGAGACCCGCGACACCCTGGCCAGATCGCGCGACCGCATCGTGCGCGGGGCCGGCGAGGCCAATTACCTGGCCCTGCGCCGCCGCCTGGACGCCTACGCTGCCGCCGTGGACACGGCCGCCGCCAGCGGCAACGCCGGCCCGGAATCGGAGCAGTCCATGCGCGAGGCCGGCCGGGCCCTGCGGGAATTCTCCACAGCCCTGGTCAGCCGCGAACGGGAGCAGGTGAGCGAGATCATCGCCCTGTCCCGGCGCACCATGACCGTGTCCCTGGCCGCCGTGGTCTGCACCGCCGTGCTGGCCGCGCCGCTCCTTTTCCGCAAGGTGCTGCTCTCCCTGGCCAAGGTCGAGCGGCTGGCCGGGGCCATCGCCGAAGGCAAGTTCGAAAGCATCGAAGAGCCCCACAGCAAGGACGAGCTCGCCTCGGTCATCCGGGCCGTCAACAGCATGTCGCAGCGCCTGAGCTCCCGCGAGGCCGAGATCCTGCAATCGAAAAAACTCGCCTCCCTCGGCACCCTGACCGCCGGCGTGGCCCACGAGATCACCAACCCTGTCAACAACATCTCCATGATGGCCGAGACCTTCGAGACCATGGACGAGGACCTGTCCCCGGCCGACCGCAAGGACATGATGCGCCAGATCCAGGAGGAATGCGGCCGCATCCACGGCATCGTCACCAACCTGCTCGACTTCTCCAAGCCCAAGACGGCCAGCATGCGCCAGATATGCCTCAACGACCTCGTGCAGGGCACGCTGCCGCTCGTGCGCAACATGCTCCACGTCTCCAACATCGACCTGCGCCTCGACCTCGCCCCGGACGCGCCCATGGTCAAGGCCGACGTGTCGCAAATGCACCAGGTGCTCATCAACTGCATCACCAACGCCATCCAGTCCATGAGCCCGGGCGGCAGCCTGCGCATCGCCACGCGCGCCGACGACGGCACGGCCCGCATCGTGGTGTCCGATACCGGCAAGGGCATCCCACCCGACATCCTGCCCCATATCTTCGATCCGTTCTTCAGCACCAAAGGTACCGAAGGTACCGGGCTCGGGCTCTCGGTCAGCTACGGCATCGTCAAAAACCATCAGGGACGGCTGCGGGTGGAAAGCACGGTCGGCGCCGGCACCACCTGCTTCATCGACCTGCCGGCCCTGATCCCCACGGAGGAATCCCATGCAAGCACAACCGCCTAG
- a CDS encoding aldo/keto reductase, producing MLYRKMPKNGDKLSILGFGCMRLPMVDGKIDEARAIGQVRNAIDAGVNYVDTAWPYHGGASEPFVGRALQGGYRAKVKLATKLPSWMIEKREDMDHYLDAQLTRLQTDHIDYYLVHALDGDLWDSVAAKGVREFLDAAKADGRIKNAGFSFHGWLPDFKRIVDAYDWDFCQIQYNYLDQQFQAGTEGLQYASGKGLGVVIMEPLRGGSLAQPAPPAVAAIWDEAATKRPPVEWALRWVWNHPEVTVVLSGMNDEEQVAQNLAIADTATAGALSVAELEMIDRAGATYKELMQIGCTGCGYCMPCPAGVQIPKCLDAYNKLHMFGDVEGSKFQYVVSVSGVIGASDPGFASQCVACGECKEKCPQHLPIPETLEKVAAEMEDDRVEERKAMALKLFKVRAHEGLTNV from the coding sequence ATGCTGTACAGGAAAATGCCCAAAAACGGGGACAAGCTGTCCATCCTTGGCTTCGGCTGCATGCGCCTGCCCATGGTCGATGGCAAAATCGACGAGGCCCGGGCCATCGGCCAGGTCCGAAACGCCATCGACGCCGGCGTCAACTACGTGGACACGGCCTGGCCGTACCACGGCGGGGCGAGCGAGCCCTTCGTGGGTCGCGCCTTGCAAGGCGGCTACCGCGCAAAAGTCAAACTCGCCACCAAGCTGCCGTCGTGGATGATCGAAAAGCGCGAGGACATGGACCATTACCTGGACGCCCAGCTTACCCGCCTCCAAACGGACCACATCGACTACTACCTCGTCCATGCCCTGGACGGCGACCTGTGGGACAGCGTGGCGGCCAAGGGCGTGCGGGAATTCCTGGACGCGGCCAAGGCCGACGGACGCATCAAAAACGCCGGCTTCTCGTTTCACGGCTGGCTGCCGGATTTCAAGCGCATCGTGGACGCCTATGACTGGGATTTCTGCCAGATCCAATATAACTACCTGGACCAGCAGTTCCAGGCCGGCACCGAAGGCCTCCAGTACGCGTCGGGGAAGGGCCTGGGGGTCGTCATCATGGAACCGCTTCGCGGCGGCAGCCTGGCCCAGCCCGCCCCGCCGGCCGTGGCCGCCATCTGGGACGAGGCGGCAACCAAACGGCCGCCCGTGGAATGGGCGCTGCGCTGGGTATGGAACCATCCCGAGGTGACGGTGGTGCTCTCCGGCATGAACGACGAGGAGCAGGTCGCGCAAAACCTGGCCATCGCCGACACGGCCACGGCCGGGGCCTTGAGCGTCGCCGAACTGGAGATGATCGACCGGGCCGGGGCCACGTACAAGGAACTGATGCAGATCGGCTGCACGGGCTGCGGCTACTGCATGCCCTGCCCGGCCGGGGTGCAGATTCCCAAGTGCCTCGACGCCTACAACAAGCTGCACATGTTCGGGGATGTCGAAGGCTCGAAGTTCCAGTATGTGGTCAGCGTCAGCGGCGTCATCGGCGCAAGCGACCCGGGATTCGCCTCCCAGTGCGTGGCCTGCGGCGAGTGCAAGGAAAAATGTCCCCAGCACCTGCCCATCCCGGAGACCCTGGAAAAGGTGGCCGCCGAGATGGAGGACGACCGCGTCGAAGAGCGCAAGGCCATGGCGCTCAAACTCTTCAAGGTGCGTGCCCACGAGGGGCTGACCAACGTTTAG
- a CDS encoding DUF202 domain-containing protein, translated as MPPDAATPLVFDERLRIPAELLARVPAETFARADWLPVALCDGQTVVVAALLPDNAALRAEAAGAFPEYALRFVPAAPLDLRRLAADFAPSVTGAPVGVVRTNLAYWRNTMAHWRTRLACWRTDMATGRTWLNVMRFGLGLTALGNTLLRSAKTPWQTALDAAGLAVGLTLAAFAVRAYLGLRLSRHRLPGIQTLVEVSAAALQFLEEYHFIEEPGRPRPVSKHTMLARLGDMLENHATILEIASGAPERIHLARERNVLAAQRTVCACYRTIAARARTGLAFIRTGVAILGLGLGLLRYFGTSALSIVDWLLVVAGVAMIVDGLLWYWPVRKEPVRTPRCMDPEGDAA; from the coding sequence ATGCCGCCTGATGCCGCCACCCCCCTCGTTTTCGACGAACGCCTGCGCATTCCGGCGGAACTTCTGGCCCGGGTCCCGGCCGAAACCTTCGCCAGGGCCGACTGGCTGCCGGTCGCCCTTTGCGACGGCCAAACCGTGGTCGTGGCCGCTCTCCTCCCGGACAACGCCGCCCTGCGCGCGGAGGCCGCCGGCGCCTTTCCCGAATACGCCCTGCGCTTCGTGCCGGCCGCGCCGCTCGACCTGCGCCGGCTGGCCGCCGATTTCGCCCCGTCCGTGACCGGCGCGCCGGTCGGCGTCGTGCGCACCAATCTGGCCTACTGGCGCAACACCATGGCCCACTGGCGCACGCGCCTGGCCTGCTGGCGCACGGACATGGCCACGGGCCGCACCTGGCTTAACGTCATGCGCTTCGGCCTCGGGCTCACGGCCCTTGGCAACACGCTTTTGCGCTCGGCCAAAACGCCCTGGCAGACGGCCCTCGACGCCGCCGGGCTGGCCGTCGGCCTGACCCTGGCCGCCTTTGCCGTACGGGCCTACCTGGGCCTGCGCCTGTCGCGGCACCGCCTGCCCGGCATCCAGACCCTGGTCGAGGTCTCGGCCGCCGCGCTCCAGTTCCTGGAGGAATACCACTTTATCGAGGAGCCCGGCAGGCCGCGTCCGGTGTCCAAGCACACCATGCTGGCGCGCCTCGGCGACATGCTCGAAAACCACGCCACCATCCTCGAAATCGCCTCCGGCGCGCCGGAACGCATCCATCTGGCCCGGGAGCGCAACGTCCTGGCCGCCCAGCGTACGGTCTGCGCCTGCTACCGCACCATCGCCGCCCGGGCCCGCACCGGCCTGGCCTTCATCCGCACCGGCGTGGCCATCCTGGGCCTCGGGCTCGGACTTTTGCGCTATTTCGGGACCAGCGCCCTGTCCATCGTGGACTGGCTGCTCGTCGTCGCCGGCGTGGCCATGATCGTCGATGGCCTGCTCTGGTATTGGCCCGTGCGCAAGGAGCCGGTGCGCACGCCCCGGTGCATGGACCCGGAAGGGGACGCGGCATGA
- a CDS encoding serine/threonine protein phosphatase: protein MGEGNDMPPADDARLIAVGDIHGQADALRRLLDDLPYRPGTDRLIFLGDYINRGPDTRGVLDLLTDIARQDPGAIFCLGNHEETLLRYADEGEPEDLRLLRGLGIETTLRCYGDPPAASLVGLSFLPPEHQAFLRALVPYARIGDTLFVHAGLPGGLPPEECPTDCMLSVRGAFLTGPLPRGLTVVFGHTTARTPLVAPGKIGLDTGAAWGRALTACILPDMELRHVFI from the coding sequence ATGGGTGAAGGAAACGACATGCCGCCGGCCGATGACGCGCGGCTTATCGCCGTGGGCGATATCCACGGCCAGGCCGACGCGCTGCGCCGGCTTCTCGACGACCTGCCGTACCGGCCGGGTACGGATCGTCTTATTTTTCTAGGCGATTACATCAACCGGGGACCGGACACCCGGGGCGTGCTGGATCTGCTGACCGATATCGCCCGGCAGGACCCCGGCGCGATTTTTTGCCTGGGCAACCACGAGGAAACCCTGCTGCGCTACGCCGACGAGGGCGAACCCGAGGACCTGCGGCTCCTTCGCGGACTCGGCATCGAAACCACCCTGCGCTGCTACGGCGATCCGCCGGCGGCGTCGCTTGTCGGCCTTTCCTTCCTGCCGCCCGAACACCAGGCGTTTCTGCGCGCGCTCGTGCCCTACGCGCGCATCGGCGACACGCTCTTCGTCCACGCCGGGCTGCCCGGCGGGCTGCCGCCCGAGGAATGCCCCACCGACTGCATGCTCTCGGTGCGGGGCGCGTTTCTGACCGGCCCCCTGCCGCGCGGCCTGACCGTGGTCTTCGGCCATACCACCGCCCGCACCCCCCTCGTCGCACCGGGCAAGATCGGCCTGGACACCGGCGCCGCCTGGGGCCGCGCACTCACCGCCTGCATCCTGCCCGACATGGAACTCCGCCACGTGTTTATTTGA
- a CDS encoding MFS transporter, producing the protein MTKTVGKNAGHALAPELGRNTVLLMAAAAGLFVANIYYNQPMLGILAREFGVGPEQVASVAVLTQVGYAVGLLFLASLGDCFERRRLIVITTLGLAASLAWAAAAPSLAVLIAASLCLGVLSTVAQQVVPMAAHLAPERQRGRVVGVVMAGLLSGILLARTISGVVSEYVSWRAMFALAAFACLGMAALLAIRLPRSEPTSPLSYRKTLLSLLGLFRAHAVLRRAGLTQGLIFAAFIAFWADVALYLEQPPFLQGSAVAGLLGLLGMAGILAAPLAGWVSDKLGGGQGKIIIGGAGAVAASFLLFAFFPASWAALLGGIVLMDIGVQAAMISNQSRVYALDATARSRLNTVFMTVMFAMGALGSAVGAHAFARFGWRGLSLLCAGCALAALGIEAFGGRRSGKA; encoded by the coding sequence ATGACCAAGACTGTGGGAAAAAACGCCGGCCACGCTTTGGCCCCGGAGCTGGGCAGAAATACGGTGCTGCTCATGGCTGCGGCGGCCGGGCTGTTCGTGGCCAACATCTACTACAACCAGCCCATGCTCGGCATCCTGGCCCGGGAATTCGGCGTGGGTCCCGAGCAGGTGGCCTCCGTGGCCGTGCTGACCCAGGTGGGCTATGCCGTCGGGCTGCTCTTTCTGGCCTCGCTTGGCGACTGTTTCGAGCGACGACGGCTCATCGTCATCACCACGCTGGGGCTGGCCGCGTCCCTGGCCTGGGCGGCGGCAGCGCCGAGCCTGGCCGTCCTGATCGCGGCCAGCCTGTGCCTGGGAGTCCTTTCGACAGTCGCCCAGCAGGTGGTGCCCATGGCCGCCCATCTGGCCCCGGAGCGCCAGCGCGGCCGGGTGGTGGGCGTGGTCATGGCCGGCCTGCTCTCGGGCATTCTGCTCGCCCGGACCATAAGCGGCGTGGTATCGGAATACGTGAGCTGGCGGGCCATGTTCGCCCTGGCCGCCTTCGCCTGCCTGGGCATGGCCGCGCTTCTGGCCATACGCCTGCCCCGGTCTGAGCCGACCTCGCCCCTGAGCTACCGGAAAACGCTGTTGTCGCTGCTCGGACTCTTCCGCGCCCATGCCGTGCTGCGCCGGGCCGGGTTGACCCAGGGGCTGATCTTCGCCGCGTTTATCGCCTTCTGGGCCGACGTGGCCCTGTATCTGGAGCAGCCGCCCTTTCTCCAGGGCAGCGCCGTGGCCGGACTGCTGGGGCTCCTCGGCATGGCCGGCATCCTGGCCGCACCCCTGGCCGGCTGGGTTTCGGACAAATTGGGCGGCGGTCAGGGGAAAATCATCATCGGCGGGGCCGGGGCGGTTGCGGCCTCATTTCTCCTTTTCGCCTTTTTTCCCGCCTCCTGGGCCGCGCTGCTCGGCGGCATCGTGCTCATGGACATCGGCGTGCAGGCGGCCATGATTTCCAACCAGTCCCGGGTCTACGCCCTGGACGCCACGGCCAGAAGCCGGCTCAACACGGTGTTTATGACCGTGATGTTCGCCATGGGCGCGCTGGGTTCGGCCGTCGGGGCCCATGCTTTTGCCCGCTTCGGCTGGCGGGGCCTGTCGCTTCTTTGCGCGGGCTGCGCCCTGGCCGCTCTCGGCATCGAGGCTTTTGGCGGCCGCCGGTCCGGAAAAGCCTGA
- a CDS encoding pyruvate, phosphate dikinase, with the protein MPAEFAPPSVGPAGADPSRTARSLFSKFRSLLESNTAALAKMAEMERMLGGEYIFDRSFLDKAAREVAELTHQTVYALNAMTGNAHVALYDRYMAINAAVEDILAGRPPAGDEDTVRDLAGLRLEDRPKVGFGPAALGELSGHLGLPVPQGVALTTAAFDDAGPTDAAGRALTQALAAFGDKDAPADVMVRVEAASGEGLGFWRGAATPEAVIPALTREMQKARQHAPQEQPTALILAETPAVMTGLVRTLDTAPDGGEFLVIEVASPEHPDAPDVFYLERAHPFAVRRSRLAPKDLDRPLPDGEKPLSPAPNGHLRGTALLPFDAAAALAGLALAAERLLGGPLVLDFFRDTGGAFHFTRVAMRACQSCGEAARPEGELLLYGGEAACLGRGSGAVIHVTDRTDPADFPFGAVAVTRSASPVLAPVLRRAGAMVAEVGDAAGHLAAVAREFRTPALFGLPGALAALPEGLVVTVDAEMGEVRKGASTGRVAQDAGLSPDDPEYLTLRRLLRRIAGLNLTDPDAPNFTEEGCRTFHDLIHFSHEKAVTALAEMRLAGVSQSLAKPLPLPVPLFLRVLDIGGGLASGAEDGEGIDAVRSRPLRAFLAGVVAPGMWDQSPARVGLREILGGMDRTMAAMTGMAGKGGGNLAIAARSYCNISLRLGYHFSVVDAYCGDNPDKNSVYFRFVGGMAHATARAARAAFLLRLLSRFDFKASAEGDLVVARLKMVEAEVAEAALTLLGRLTAFTRQRDVGLSGPGDVDALEADFEAAGRGA; encoded by the coding sequence ATGCCGGCTGAATTCGCCCCCCCGTCCGTCGGACCGGCCGGGGCGGACCCGAGCCGCACCGCGCGCTCGCTTTTCTCCAAGTTCCGGTCGCTGCTGGAATCCAACACCGCCGCCCTGGCCAAGATGGCGGAAATGGAACGCATGCTCGGCGGCGAATACATCTTCGACCGCAGCTTTCTGGACAAGGCCGCCCGGGAAGTGGCGGAACTGACCCACCAGACCGTGTATGCCCTGAACGCCATGACCGGGAACGCCCACGTGGCCCTTTACGACCGCTACATGGCCATAAACGCCGCCGTGGAGGACATCCTGGCCGGGCGTCCGCCGGCGGGCGACGAGGACACGGTGCGCGACCTCGCCGGCCTGCGCCTGGAGGACCGGCCCAAGGTCGGCTTCGGCCCGGCGGCCCTGGGCGAACTTTCCGGCCACCTGGGCCTGCCCGTGCCGCAAGGCGTGGCCCTGACCACCGCCGCCTTCGACGACGCCGGTCCGACCGACGCGGCGGGTCGGGCGCTCACCCAGGCCCTGGCCGCTTTTGGCGACAAGGACGCCCCGGCGGACGTCATGGTCCGCGTCGAAGCCGCCTCCGGCGAAGGCCTCGGGTTCTGGCGCGGCGCGGCCACCCCCGAAGCCGTCATCCCGGCCCTGACACGGGAAATGCAAAAGGCACGGCAGCACGCGCCGCAGGAGCAGCCCACGGCCCTGATCCTGGCCGAAACGCCGGCCGTCATGACCGGCCTTGTCCGCACCCTGGACACCGCCCCGGACGGCGGGGAGTTCCTGGTCATCGAGGTCGCCTCGCCCGAGCACCCGGACGCGCCGGATGTCTTTTACCTGGAGCGGGCCCATCCTTTTGCCGTGCGCCGCTCGCGCCTTGCCCCAAAGGACCTGGACAGGCCCCTGCCCGACGGCGAAAAGCCCCTGTCCCCGGCCCCAAACGGCCACCTGCGCGGCACGGCCCTGCTCCCGTTCGACGCGGCCGCCGCCCTGGCCGGCCTGGCTCTCGCCGCCGAACGGCTCCTCGGCGGGCCGCTTGTCCTCGATTTTTTCCGGGATACCGGGGGCGCGTTTCATTTCACCCGGGTGGCCATGCGCGCCTGCCAGTCCTGTGGCGAAGCCGCACGTCCCGAAGGCGAGCTGCTCCTTTACGGCGGCGAGGCCGCCTGCCTGGGACGCGGCAGCGGCGCGGTCATCCACGTCACCGACCGCACCGATCCGGCGGATTTTCCCTTCGGGGCCGTGGCCGTGACCCGGTCGGCCTCGCCGGTCCTGGCCCCGGTGCTGCGCCGGGCCGGGGCCATGGTGGCCGAGGTGGGCGACGCGGCCGGCCATCTGGCCGCCGTGGCCCGCGAATTTCGCACGCCGGCCCTTTTCGGCCTGCCCGGGGCGCTGGCCGCCCTGCCCGAGGGCCTGGTCGTCACCGTGGACGCCGAGATGGGCGAGGTGCGCAAGGGAGCCAGCACCGGACGCGTCGCCCAGGACGCGGGGCTGAGCCCTGACGATCCCGAATACCTGACCCTGCGGCGGCTTCTGCGCCGCATCGCCGGGCTCAACCTGACCGATCCCGACGCGCCGAACTTCACGGAAGAAGGCTGCCGCACCTTTCACGACCTCATCCATTTTTCCCACGAGAAAGCCGTCACCGCCCTGGCCGAGATGCGCCTCGCCGGGGTGTCGCAGTCGTTGGCCAAGCCGCTGCCCTTGCCGGTGCCCCTTTTCCTGCGCGTGCTCGACATCGGCGGCGGGCTCGCCTCCGGAGCCGAGGACGGCGAGGGCATCGACGCCGTGCGCAGCCGGCCGCTTCGCGCCTTCCTGGCCGGCGTCGTCGCCCCGGGCATGTGGGACCAGTCCCCGGCCCGGGTGGGGCTGCGCGAGATCCTCGGCGGCATGGACCGCACCATGGCCGCCATGACGGGCATGGCCGGCAAGGGGGGCGGCAACCTGGCCATCGCCGCCCGCTCCTATTGCAACATCAGCCTGCGCCTGGGCTACCATTTCAGCGTGGTGGACGCCTACTGCGGCGACAACCCGGACAAGAATTCCGTCTACTTCCGGTTCGTGGGCGGCATGGCCCACGCCACGGCCCGGGCGGCCCGGGCGGCCTTTTTGCTGCGCCTGCTGTCCCGGTTCGATTTCAAGGCTTCGGCCGAGGGCGATCTGGTGGTGGCGCGGCTCAAGATGGTCGAGGCCGAGGTCGCGGAAGCGGCGCTGACCCTGCTTGGCCGGCTGACCGCCTTTACCCGCCAGCGCGACGTGGGGCTTTCCGGCCCGGGCGACGTGGACGCGCTGGAAGCCGATTTCGAAGCCGCCGGGAGGGGGGCGTGA
- a CDS encoding response regulator has translation MQAQPPRIMVIDDEKVVGDMLRIHLTKHGCVVETFLSAAPALARLEETPFDLVVTDFKMKGMDGMELLKTVKSLYPDIQVIMITAFAHLDTAIEAFRGQVHDFFPKPFKIKDLIESIQRALGRPLA, from the coding sequence ATGCAAGCACAACCGCCTAGAATCATGGTTATCGACGACGAGAAAGTGGTCGGCGACATGCTGCGCATCCACCTGACCAAGCACGGCTGCGTGGTGGAGACGTTCCTGTCCGCCGCCCCCGCCCTGGCCAGGCTCGAGGAAACGCCCTTCGACCTGGTCGTCACGGACTTCAAAATGAAAGGCATGGACGGCATGGAACTGCTCAAGACCGTCAAAAGCCTCTACCCCGACATCCAGGTCATCATGATCACCGCCTTCGCCCACCTCGATACCGCCATCGAAGCCTTCCGGGGACAGGTCCACGACTTCTTCCCCAAGCCCTTCAAGATCAAAGACCTCATCGAATCCATCCAACGCGCCCTGGGCCGTCCGTTGGCCTAG
- a CDS encoding pyruvate, phosphate dikinase, translating to MWTPWGALKDRREARRRAALDALKVRYHTFRILLANNERALDRLAKVEAALETGAATAELTGLVEDLQAVTFELVDGVSRLTDGGHQLLYARQLRLEEALRVALETMEETARQPSCQPLGRNLAPKRVGGKAASLSLLKQNGFPVPDGFAVTARACRDFLREAGLDGRIRKMFHAAGSEGPGLADACERARQAVMDATLPDWLREDLRQAGERLAANGSARLAARSSALTEDMLEHSFAGQYVTVLNLTPDTLENGFLEVMAGVFGQRAVAYRLQAGLPAAACDMAVLVQEMVPAVGAGVLFTLDPVRPASGRLLVSAVPGLGILAVDGEAPTDIFRVSRDDLADVLARPATKTIRAVPDPAGGVRREAVPEDERERPVVSPETLARLCRLGLASEALAGAPQDMEWAVTASGELRVLQSRPVRLTGQAGGATPDIAGGEYFHGGMAACPGRCLGRTRHVRGPENLDTPIAGPVIAVLAAATPEAARLLPSWQGVVAAGGNPTDHLSTVARELGRPMLTRATGAITAIPDGVPAVLDAAAGSVSAMPAVIGDLSELLAAPRPETAKAPRVALTPGRARVRELTVPLNLTNAYGPTFAAVECQSLHDIIRFAHEAAILALFEAGDELLDEAFSHVRILRGNAPFEVMVIDLGGGVREDATGRFITAGDLTSQPLAALWQGLNAGATPYATPPSGPNGRDVSGVMGRGITDARGKRPVGEPNYALAARDYVNVNARVEFHFAMIDAVCGPRTRGNYVRLRVKGGGAATPLRERRATCLADILAAAGFYVDRRGDLVTASLTDVSGDDAAKGLVLLGRLLSFMRLLDAAMTDDDAPARAADAFWAQAGETAIPADAPAQEAS from the coding sequence ATGTGGACCCCCTGGGGAGCGCTCAAGGACCGACGCGAAGCCAGGCGGCGGGCCGCCCTGGACGCGCTCAAGGTGCGCTACCATACCTTCCGCATCCTGCTCGCCAACAACGAACGGGCCCTCGATAGGTTGGCCAAGGTCGAGGCGGCCCTGGAAACCGGGGCCGCCACGGCCGAACTGACGGGCCTTGTGGAAGACTTGCAGGCCGTGACCTTCGAACTGGTCGACGGGGTCAGCCGCCTGACCGACGGCGGGCATCAACTCCTCTACGCCCGGCAGTTGCGCCTGGAAGAGGCCCTTCGCGTTGCGCTCGAGACCATGGAGGAAACGGCCCGCCAGCCGTCGTGCCAGCCGCTCGGCCGCAACCTTGCCCCCAAGCGCGTGGGCGGCAAGGCGGCGAGCCTGTCGCTGCTTAAGCAAAACGGCTTTCCCGTGCCGGACGGCTTCGCGGTCACGGCCAGGGCCTGCCGGGATTTCCTGCGCGAAGCCGGCCTTGACGGGCGCATCCGCAAAATGTTCCACGCCGCCGGTTCCGAAGGCCCGGGACTGGCCGACGCCTGCGAAAGGGCGCGCCAGGCCGTCATGGACGCGACGCTTCCCGATTGGTTGCGCGAAGACCTGCGCCAAGCCGGGGAACGGCTCGCGGCAAACGGCTCCGCCAGGCTGGCCGCCCGCAGCAGCGCGCTCACCGAGGACATGCTGGAGCACTCCTTCGCCGGCCAGTACGTCACCGTTTTAAACCTCACCCCGGATACCCTGGAGAACGGCTTTCTCGAGGTCATGGCCGGGGTCTTCGGCCAGCGGGCCGTAGCCTACCGCCTGCAAGCCGGGCTTCCCGCCGCCGCCTGCGACATGGCCGTGCTCGTCCAGGAGATGGTGCCGGCCGTGGGCGCCGGGGTGCTCTTCACCCTGGACCCGGTGCGCCCCGCCTCCGGGCGCCTGCTGGTCTCGGCCGTGCCGGGGCTCGGCATCCTGGCCGTGGACGGCGAGGCCCCGACCGATATTTTCCGCGTCTCCCGCGACGACCTCGCCGACGTGCTCGCCCGGCCGGCGACAAAGACCATCCGGGCCGTGCCCGATCCGGCCGGCGGCGTGCGCCGCGAGGCCGTGCCGGAAGACGAGCGGGAACGTCCGGTCGTCTCCCCCGAGACCCTCGCCCGGTTGTGCCGGCTGGGTCTGGCCTCCGAGGCGTTGGCCGGAGCGCCCCAGGACATGGAATGGGCCGTGACCGCCTCGGGAGAGCTGCGCGTGCTCCAGTCCCGGCCGGTGCGCCTGACCGGGCAGGCCGGCGGCGCGACGCCCGACATCGCCGGCGGCGAATATTTCCATGGCGGCATGGCCGCCTGTCCCGGCCGGTGCCTGGGCCGCACCCGGCATGTACGCGGCCCGGAGAACCTCGACACGCCCATTGCCGGCCCGGTCATCGCGGTGCTGGCGGCGGCCACGCCCGAGGCGGCCCGGCTGCTCCCGTCCTGGCAGGGCGTGGTCGCGGCCGGGGGCAACCCCACCGATCATCTTTCCACCGTGGCCCGGGAACTGGGCCGGCCCATGCTCACCCGGGCCACCGGGGCGATCACCGCCATTCCGGACGGCGTGCCGGCGGTGTTGGACGCCGCGGCCGGGTCGGTCTCGGCCATGCCCGCCGTCATCGGCGACCTGTCGGAACTCCTGGCCGCGCCGCGCCCGGAAACGGCCAAGGCCCCGCGCGTGGCCCTGACGCCCGGCCGGGCCAGGGTGCGCGAACTGACCGTGCCCTTAAACCTCACCAACGCCTACGGCCCCACCTTCGCGGCCGTGGAATGCCAAAGCCTGCACGACATCATCCGCTTCGCCCACGAGGCCGCCATCCTGGCCCTGTTCGAGGCCGGGGACGAGCTCCTCGACGAAGCCTTCAGCCATGTGCGCATCCTGCGCGGCAACGCGCCCTTCGAGGTCATGGTCATCGACCTCGGCGGCGGCGTGCGCGAAGACGCAACCGGCCGGTTCATCACCGCCGGCGACCTGACGAGCCAGCCGCTGGCCGCCTTGTGGCAGGGGCTCAACGCCGGGGCGACGCCCTACGCCACGCCGCCCTCCGGACCGAACGGCCGGGACGTTAGCGGGGTCATGGGCCGGGGGATCACCGACGCGCGCGGCAAAAGGCCCGTGGGCGAGCCCAACTACGCCCTGGCCGCGCGGGACTACGTCAACGTCAACGCCCGGGTGGAATTTCATTTCGCCATGATCGACGCCGTGTGCGGCCCGAGGACGCGCGGCAATTACGTGCGGCTGCGCGTCAAGGGCGGCGGCGCGGCCACGCCGCTTCGCGAACGCCGGGCCACCTGCCTGGCCGACATTCTGGCTGCGGCCGGGTTTTACGTGGACAGGCGCGGCGACCTCGTCACCGCCAGCCTCACCGACGTCTCCGGCGACGACGCCGCCAAGGGACTCGTGTTGCTCGGCCGCCTGCTGTCCTTCATGCGCCTCCTCGACGCGGCCATGACCGACGATGACGCCCCGGCCCGGGCGGCCGACGCCTTTTGGGCCCAGGCCGGGGAAACCGCCATACCCGCCGACGCCCCGGCGCAGGAAGCATCATAA